The proteins below come from a single Geobacillus thermoleovorans genomic window:
- a CDS encoding GntP family permease — protein sequence MGIAIVIAAIIVLLLLITAVKMHPFVALILVSVGVGLAMGMPLVAPSPETPGIIDSIKAGLGNTLGFLAIVLALGTMLGKMMAESGGAERIAKTLIDRFGQKRVHWAMMVVAFLVGIPVFFQVGFVLLIPLVFTIAMETGISLVTIGIPLVAGLSVVHGLVPPHPAAMAAVGIFQADVGKTILYSIIVGLPTAIIAGPLYGKWIGSRLHKTVPAEIAEQLVQHKEAREFPGFGNTLFTILLPVILMLIASVANVTLDQKSEAAKVLRFIGDPIVALLIATVYSFFSLGYARGFNRDAVLKFANDCLGPVANILLVIGAGGAFNKVLLDSGIGEQIAEVAKHSHFSPLLLGWGIAALIRVATGSATVSMMTAAGIVAPIAATMPGTNMELLVLATGAGSLILSHVNDSGFWMIKEYFGMTVKETLMTWTVMETIISVVAFVFILLLNMVL from the coding sequence ATGGGAATTGCCATTGTTATTGCCGCTATTATCGTTTTGTTATTGCTCATTACGGCGGTGAAAATGCATCCGTTTGTCGCACTCATTTTAGTGTCCGTCGGCGTCGGACTGGCGATGGGGATGCCGCTTGTCGCTCCGTCTCCAGAAACGCCGGGGATCATTGATTCGATTAAAGCGGGGCTTGGCAATACGCTTGGCTTTTTAGCGATCGTCTTGGCGCTCGGGACGATGCTCGGCAAAATGATGGCCGAATCAGGCGGCGCCGAGCGCATTGCGAAAACGTTGATCGACCGCTTTGGCCAAAAACGCGTCCATTGGGCGATGATGGTCGTCGCCTTTTTAGTCGGCATTCCGGTCTTTTTCCAAGTGGGGTTTGTATTGCTCATTCCGCTCGTCTTTACGATTGCGATGGAAACCGGCATTTCACTTGTGACGATCGGCATTCCGCTTGTCGCCGGTTTGTCGGTGGTGCACGGCCTTGTCCCGCCGCATCCGGCGGCGATGGCGGCTGTCGGCATTTTTCAAGCTGACGTTGGAAAGACCATTCTTTATTCGATTATCGTCGGTCTGCCGACGGCGATCATTGCTGGGCCGCTGTACGGCAAATGGATCGGTTCGCGCCTGCACAAAACAGTGCCGGCGGAGATTGCCGAACAGCTTGTGCAGCATAAAGAAGCACGTGAGTTTCCAGGCTTTGGCAATACGCTGTTCACGATTTTGCTTCCGGTCATTTTGATGTTGATTGCCTCTGTGGCAAACGTGACGCTTGATCAAAAGTCAGAAGCGGCGAAAGTGTTGCGCTTTATCGGCGACCCGATTGTTGCGCTCTTGATCGCGACGGTTTATTCGTTCTTCAGCTTAGGCTACGCCCGCGGCTTCAACCGCGACGCTGTCTTGAAATTTGCCAACGACTGCCTCGGCCCGGTCGCGAACATCCTGCTTGTCATCGGGGCGGGCGGCGCATTCAACAAAGTGCTGCTTGATTCCGGCATCGGCGAACAAATCGCGGAAGTGGCGAAACACTCGCACTTCTCTCCGCTCCTGTTAGGCTGGGGCATTGCGGCGCTCATTCGCGTAGCGACGGGATCGGCGACCGTCTCGATGATGACCGCTGCCGGCATCGTTGCCCCCATCGCGGCTACCATGCCGGGAACGAATATGGAACTGCTTGTCTTGGCGACCGGCGCGGGTTCGTTGATCTTGTCGCACGTCAATGACTCCGGCTTCTGGATGATCAAAGAATATTTCGGCATGACGGTGAAAGAAA